A window from Flavobacterium sp. 83 encodes these proteins:
- a CDS encoding glycoside hydrolase family 3 N-terminal domain-containing protein: MKKIVTTALLLTCFIAFSQQKTIDQKVDALLKRMTLEEKIGQLNQYTGDNAATGPVTINPNKQSEIKAGLIGSMLNVLGTQHTRQYQELAMQSRLKIPLLFGQDVIHGYKTTFPLPLAEAASWDLDAMELSARIAATEASASGIHWTFAPMVDISRDPRWGRVMEGAGEDTYLGSKIAYARVKGFQGKLGDVNSVMACVKHFAAYGAAVGGRDYNSVDMSERMLWETYLPPFKAALDAGAATFMNSFNDLNGIPATGNKYLQRDILKGKWNFKGFVVSDWGSIGEMINHGYVKDSKEAALAAITAGSDMDMESNAYRYNLAQLVKEKKVPIALIDDAVKRILRKKFELGLFEDPYKYSNSEREQAALNNPEHRKAAREIAAKSIVLLKNEKSVLPISKQTKTIAFIGPLVKERKQNMGFWSVELPEVDYDKHVISQWEGLQNKVGNTAKLLYAKGCEIEGDNKDGFAEAIAVANQSDVVILSIGERRDMSGEAKSRSNLRLPGVQEELIKAIQATGKPVVVLINAGRPLIFNWTADNVPAILYTWWLGSEAGNAIADVLFGDYNPSGKLPMSFPREEGQIPIYYNHFNTGRPAKNENETNYVSAYTDLKNSPKFPFGYGLSYTAFEYSNLKLSKNKIKSTEKITITLNVTNSGKVAGEEVVQLYLRDRVGSVVRPIIELKDFQKIKLNAGETKTVQFTIDKEKLSFYNANLQWVAEPGDFDVMIGSSSANIRLRDSFELMK, encoded by the coding sequence ATGAAAAAAATAGTAACAACAGCACTTTTATTGACCTGCTTTATTGCGTTTTCTCAGCAAAAAACGATTGACCAGAAGGTAGACGCTTTGCTAAAGCGAATGACTCTTGAAGAGAAAATAGGACAATTAAATCAATATACAGGAGATAATGCTGCGACTGGACCAGTGACTATAAATCCGAATAAACAATCGGAGATTAAAGCAGGTTTAATTGGTTCTATGTTGAATGTTTTGGGAACACAACACACGAGACAATACCAAGAATTAGCGATGCAGTCGAGATTGAAAATTCCTTTGTTGTTTGGCCAAGATGTTATTCATGGGTATAAAACTACTTTTCCACTTCCATTGGCGGAAGCCGCAAGTTGGGATTTAGATGCGATGGAACTTTCGGCAAGAATTGCTGCAACTGAAGCATCAGCAAGTGGAATTCATTGGACATTTGCGCCCATGGTGGACATTTCCCGTGATCCGCGTTGGGGAAGAGTGATGGAAGGTGCTGGTGAAGACACTTATTTAGGTTCGAAAATTGCCTATGCGAGAGTGAAAGGTTTTCAAGGAAAATTGGGTGATGTCAATTCGGTAATGGCTTGCGTGAAACATTTTGCGGCTTATGGAGCTGCTGTTGGCGGGAGAGATTATAATTCGGTTGACATGAGCGAAAGAATGCTTTGGGAAACGTATTTGCCACCTTTCAAAGCGGCTTTGGATGCTGGAGCTGCAACATTTATGAACTCATTCAATGACCTGAACGGAATTCCGGCAACAGGGAATAAATATTTGCAAAGAGACATCTTGAAAGGGAAATGGAATTTTAAAGGTTTCGTAGTTTCGGATTGGGGTTCAATAGGAGAAATGATCAACCACGGATATGTAAAAGACAGTAAAGAAGCGGCATTAGCTGCTATAACTGCTGGAAGCGATATGGACATGGAAAGTAATGCGTACCGATATAATTTGGCACAATTGGTAAAAGAGAAAAAAGTGCCAATTGCGCTAATTGATGATGCGGTGAAAAGAATTTTACGAAAGAAATTTGAACTTGGATTGTTCGAAGATCCTTATAAATACTCGAATTCGGAAAGAGAACAAGCAGCATTGAACAATCCGGAACACAGAAAAGCAGCTAGAGAAATTGCGGCAAAAAGTATTGTGTTGTTGAAGAATGAGAAAAGTGTTTTACCAATTTCAAAACAAACAAAAACAATTGCTTTTATTGGCCCTTTGGTTAAAGAACGCAAGCAAAACATGGGTTTTTGGTCTGTAGAATTACCGGAAGTGGATTATGATAAGCATGTCATTTCACAATGGGAAGGTTTGCAAAATAAAGTTGGGAATACTGCCAAATTGCTTTATGCCAAAGGTTGTGAAATTGAAGGCGATAACAAAGATGGTTTTGCCGAAGCAATCGCTGTTGCGAATCAATCGGATGTTGTGATTTTAAGCATTGGAGAAAGAAGAGATATGAGTGGTGAAGCAAAAAGCCGCAGTAATCTCCGTTTGCCGGGCGTTCAGGAAGAGTTGATAAAAGCAATTCAAGCAACTGGAAAACCTGTTGTGGTTTTAATCAACGCGGGAAGACCGCTTATTTTTAATTGGACTGCGGATAATGTTCCTGCAATTTTGTATACATGGTGGTTAGGAAGTGAAGCAGGAAATGCGATTGCTGATGTTTTGTTTGGCGATTACAACCCTTCGGGGAAATTGCCAATGTCTTTTCCCAGAGAAGAAGGTCAGATTCCTATTTATTACAATCATTTTAACACAGGAAGACCAGCGAAAAATGAAAATGAAACAAATTACGTTTCTGCATATACTGACTTAAAAAACAGTCCGAAGTTTCCTTTTGGATATGGTTTGAGTTATACCGCTTTCGAATATTCAAATTTGAAATTGTCTAAAAATAAAATTAAAAGTACTGAGAAAATTACGATAACATTAAATGTAACCAATTCAGGAAAAGTAGCTGGTGAAGAAGTTGTTCAGTTATATTTGAGAGACAGAGTAGGTTCAGTAGTACGTCCAATTATTGAATTGAAAGATTTTCAAAAAATAAAACTGAATGCAGGGGAAACTAAAACGGTTCAGTTTACTATTGACAAAG
- a CDS encoding cellulase family glycosylhydrolase — translation MKKIVLLFLISLSVSSFGQGFLHRNGQNIVDGNGQNVVLRGLGLGGWMVQEGYMLQTGSFAGSQHAIKQKVADLIGAKNTEKFYDAYKANGITKKDIDSLAAWGFNSIRLPMHYNLYTLPIEKEAVSGQNTWLDEGFKMTDDVLKWCAANKIYLILDLHATPGGQGKDANISDYDDSKPSLWESTANQDKMVALWKKLALRYKDNPWIGAYDIINEPNWNFTGTNQNGCDEKSNAPLRALQVRITKTIREVDTNHLIFIEGNCWGNNYNGMFPLWDDNMALSFHKYWNDNDTASIQNMLNFRTQYNVPIWLGESGENSNVWFKEAIALVETNNIGWAFWPMKKIENLAGVTSVTKTPEYEQLLQYWAAGGKKPTVAFAKKALMQIAENYKMKNLTIRYDVIDAMFRQVQTTDTKKYKNHTLPGKVFATEYDLGQNGFAYFDKDVANYDGTKFTKWNKGGAMRNDGVDIQSCNDKITNGFHVAFIEDGEWLQYTVEVKAKTTFDVVVRYASEVAGGKLYLEDENGQLSETITIPYSGGKNNWQTITLKNVVLKQGTNKVKVHFEKGNFNLNFLEFKNPSELKK, via the coding sequence ATGAAAAAAATAGTTTTGTTATTCCTTATTTCTTTATCAGTTTCTTCCTTCGGCCAAGGATTTTTACATAGAAATGGACAAAATATTGTCGATGGAAATGGACAAAATGTGGTGTTGCGTGGTTTAGGATTAGGCGGATGGATGGTTCAAGAAGGATACATGCTGCAAACCGGTTCGTTTGCAGGTTCACAACATGCAATAAAACAAAAAGTCGCAGATTTAATTGGTGCAAAAAACACGGAGAAGTTTTATGACGCCTATAAAGCAAACGGAATTACAAAAAAAGATATAGATTCACTGGCAGCTTGGGGTTTCAACTCTATTCGATTGCCAATGCATTACAACTTGTACACATTGCCTATTGAAAAAGAAGCGGTTTCGGGTCAGAATACTTGGCTTGATGAAGGTTTTAAAATGACGGATGATGTATTGAAATGGTGTGCTGCCAATAAAATATATTTGATTTTAGATTTACATGCAACTCCTGGAGGTCAGGGAAAAGATGCCAATATCTCAGATTATGATGATTCAAAACCATCACTTTGGGAAAGTACGGCAAATCAGGATAAAATGGTGGCGCTTTGGAAAAAATTAGCGTTGCGTTACAAAGATAATCCTTGGATTGGAGCCTATGATATTATCAATGAACCCAATTGGAATTTCACGGGAACGAATCAAAATGGATGTGATGAAAAGTCTAACGCGCCTTTAAGAGCGTTGCAAGTCAGAATTACAAAAACCATAAGAGAAGTAGATACCAATCATTTAATTTTTATAGAAGGAAATTGCTGGGGAAATAATTACAATGGGATGTTTCCGCTTTGGGACGATAATATGGCGTTGAGTTTTCATAAATATTGGAACGATAATGATACGGCTTCGATACAAAACATGTTGAATTTTAGAACGCAATACAATGTGCCAATTTGGTTGGGTGAAAGTGGTGAAAACTCTAATGTATGGTTTAAGGAAGCAATCGCTTTAGTAGAAACAAATAATATAGGTTGGGCTTTTTGGCCAATGAAAAAAATTGAAAATTTAGCGGGAGTTACTTCGGTTACAAAAACACCGGAATACGAGCAATTATTGCAATATTGGGCTGCCGGAGGAAAAAAACCAACAGTAGCTTTTGCTAAAAAAGCATTAATGCAAATTGCCGAAAACTACAAAATGAAAAATCTGACCATCAGATACGATGTGATTGATGCGATGTTCAGACAAGTGCAAACAACCGATACTAAAAAATACAAAAATCATACTTTGCCAGGGAAAGTATTCGCTACTGAATATGATTTGGGCCAAAATGGATTTGCTTATTTTGACAAAGATGTCGCCAATTATGACGGTACTAAATTTACCAAATGGAACAAAGGTGGCGCCATGAGAAATGATGGGGTTGATATTCAATCTTGCAATGATAAAATTACGAATGGTTTTCATGTTGCCTTTATTGAAGATGGCGAATGGCTGCAATACACAGTTGAGGTGAAAGCTAAAACTACTTTTGATGTTGTCGTTCGATATGCAAGTGAAGTAGCGGGTGGAAAACTTTATTTAGAGGATGAAAATGGGCAACTTTCTGAAACCATTACTATTCCATATTCTGGAGGAAAAAATAATTGGCAAACGATAACTTTGAAAAATGTGGTTTTAAAACAAGGCACGAATAAAGTCAAAGTACATTTCGAAAAAGGAAATTTCAATTTGAACTTTTTAGAATTTAAAAATCCAAGCGAATTAAAAAAATAG
- a CDS encoding glycoside hydrolase family 30 beta sandwich domain-containing protein — protein MKKITTAALLAVSFLALAQQKSKIQSKPFLTNNKTVTVYTTAEGTDLRLTKTDNLQFTDLKQPQETQLCVFVNPSKTFQTFLGIGGAITDASAEVFAKLTKENQKEFLEAYYDKEKGIGYSIIRTNIHSCDFSSGSYTYVNEGDAALKSFNIEHDKEFKIPLIKKAIAAAGGKATLYVTPWSPPAFMKDTKSMLKGGKLLPEFYQSWANYYVKFINSYQKEGIPVWGLTIQNEPMAKQTWESCIYTAEEERDFLKNYLGPTLKKAGLGDKKITVWDHNRDLLAQRASTILDDPEANKYVWGIGFHWYESWSGGESMFENVGKVHEMYPDKNLMFTEGCVEKFDYKKLQLWANGERYGESMIHDFNNGTVGWTDWNVLLDENGGPNHVGNFCFSPLHANTKTGELIYTPSYYFIGHFSKFIGKSAKRISSVSSQSYLMTTSFLNQDGKAVTVVMNKTDKKLKYNLCIGTKATEIYILPHAIQTLVY, from the coding sequence ATGAAAAAAATCACAACAGCTGCACTTTTAGCAGTGTCTTTTTTGGCTCTTGCTCAGCAAAAAAGTAAAATACAATCGAAGCCCTTTTTAACAAATAACAAGACAGTTACCGTCTATACTACAGCAGAAGGGACCGATTTAAGATTAACAAAAACAGATAATTTACAATTCACGGACTTAAAACAACCTCAAGAAACGCAACTGTGTGTTTTTGTGAATCCAAGTAAAACCTTTCAGACATTTTTAGGTATTGGTGGAGCAATTACGGATGCGAGTGCTGAGGTTTTTGCCAAATTGACTAAAGAAAATCAGAAAGAATTCTTAGAAGCTTATTATGATAAAGAAAAAGGAATTGGATATTCAATAATAAGAACGAATATTCACAGCTGTGATTTTAGTTCAGGAAGTTATACTTATGTCAATGAAGGTGATGCAGCACTAAAGAGTTTCAATATTGAGCATGATAAAGAATTTAAAATTCCATTAATCAAAAAGGCAATTGCAGCAGCGGGAGGTAAGGCTACATTGTATGTAACTCCATGGAGTCCACCAGCTTTTATGAAGGATACTAAAAGCATGTTGAAAGGTGGTAAATTATTGCCTGAATTTTATCAGTCTTGGGCTAATTATTATGTGAAATTTATTAATAGCTACCAAAAAGAAGGAATTCCAGTTTGGGGATTGACAATTCAAAATGAGCCAATGGCGAAGCAAACTTGGGAATCCTGTATTTACACGGCCGAAGAAGAACGCGATTTTCTGAAAAATTATTTGGGACCAACATTGAAAAAAGCGGGACTTGGAGATAAAAAAATTACAGTTTGGGATCACAATAGAGATTTATTAGCACAAAGAGCAAGTACAATTCTAGATGACCCAGAAGCGAATAAATATGTTTGGGGAATTGGTTTTCATTGGTATGAAAGTTGGAGTGGAGGAGAATCCATGTTTGAAAATGTTGGAAAAGTTCACGAAATGTATCCTGACAAAAACTTAATGTTCACAGAAGGCTGCGTTGAGAAATTTGATTATAAAAAATTACAACTTTGGGCAAACGGGGAACGATATGGGGAATCTATGATTCACGACTTTAATAATGGAACGGTAGGCTGGACAGATTGGAATGTTCTTTTAGATGAAAATGGTGGTCCAAATCATGTAGGTAATTTTTGTTTTTCTCCTTTACATGCAAATACAAAAACAGGGGAGTTAATCTATACGCCTTCTTATTATTTTATTGGTCATTTTTCTAAATTTATTGGTAAAAGTGCAAAAAGGATAAGTAGTGTTTCCAGTCAAAGTTATTTAATGACTACTTCATTTTTAAATCAAGATGGTAAAGCCGTAACGGTGGTTATGAATAAAACAGATAAGAAGTTGAAGTATAATTTGTGTATTGGAACTAAAGCTACCGAAATTTATATTTTGCCTCATGCTATTCAAACATTAGTTTATTAA
- a CDS encoding glycoside hydrolase family 30 beta sandwich domain-containing protein, which produces MNTIKYTMKIFFLITLSVMLSKCSPASDTVNPTPKPTPPVAVNEVDFWLTKGNQTVNLQKQTSILAFGTTYNNYGTIEVDDSQTFQSIDGFGYTLTGGSAQVINLLNAQKRQELLQELFGANGNSIAISYLRISIGASDMNATPFTYDDLPSGQTDVNLDNFSLAPDKTDLIPMLKEIVAINPKIKIMATPWSPPVWMKDNTNFIGGSLKPEYYGVYAQYFVKYIQKMKAEGITIDAITPQNEPLHPGNNPSMLMLASQQADFIKNHLGPAFQTANLMTKIVAYDHNCNKPEYPIAVLSDAGAYPFIDGSAFHLYEGDISALSTVHNAFPNKNLYFTEQYTSSTGSFEGDLKWHVKNVVIGSMRNWSKTALEWNLANNASFGPNTPGGCTTCKGALTINSSDNFTRNVGYYIIAHASKFVPAGSVRIASTISGNLNNVAFKTPSGKNVLIIENDGSTAEIFNVKFNGNWVTTSLESGSVGTFIW; this is translated from the coding sequence ATGAATACTATAAAATATACTATGAAAATTTTCTTTTTAATAACCTTATCAGTCATGCTATCTAAATGTTCTCCGGCTAGTGATACTGTTAATCCTACTCCAAAACCAACTCCACCGGTTGCAGTAAATGAAGTTGACTTTTGGTTGACCAAAGGCAATCAGACTGTAAATCTTCAAAAGCAAACATCAATTTTAGCATTTGGGACAACCTATAATAATTATGGTACTATTGAGGTTGATGATTCCCAAACATTTCAAAGTATTGATGGATTTGGATACACTTTGACTGGAGGAAGTGCTCAGGTTATTAATTTATTAAATGCACAAAAAAGACAAGAATTATTGCAAGAATTATTTGGTGCCAATGGCAATTCAATTGCAATAAGTTATTTAAGGATCAGTATTGGCGCCTCAGATATGAATGCTACGCCCTTTACTTATGATGATTTGCCAAGCGGACAAACAGATGTGAATTTAGACAATTTTAGTTTAGCTCCGGATAAAACGGATTTGATACCCATGCTAAAAGAAATAGTGGCAATCAATCCAAAGATTAAAATTATGGCTACGCCGTGGTCTCCGCCAGTATGGATGAAAGACAATACTAATTTTATTGGAGGAAGTTTGAAACCAGAGTATTATGGAGTTTATGCACAGTATTTCGTGAAATACATCCAAAAAATGAAAGCCGAAGGAATTACTATTGATGCCATTACACCACAAAACGAGCCATTGCATCCCGGGAACAATCCTAGTATGCTGATGCTCGCTTCACAACAAGCTGATTTTATAAAAAACCATTTGGGTCCAGCTTTTCAAACAGCAAATTTGATGACTAAAATTGTGGCTTATGACCATAATTGCAACAAACCGGAATATCCTATAGCAGTTCTAAGCGATGCTGGAGCTTATCCTTTTATTGATGGTTCTGCATTTCACTTATACGAAGGTGATATAAGCGCTTTGTCAACGGTTCACAATGCGTTCCCCAATAAAAACTTATATTTCACGGAACAATATACATCTTCTACCGGAAGTTTTGAAGGCGATTTGAAATGGCATGTGAAAAATGTTGTTATTGGTTCTATGCGAAATTGGAGCAAAACAGCATTAGAATGGAACTTAGCCAATAATGCTTCTTTTGGACCTAATACTCCAGGCGGTTGTACGACCTGTAAAGGAGCATTGACGATAAATAGCAGTGATAATTTTACCAGAAATGTAGGGTATTATATCATTGCGCATGCTTCTAAATTTGTCCCTGCTGGTTCTGTTAGAATTGCAAGTACTATAAGTGGGAATTTGAATAATGTAGCCTTTAAAACACCAAGTGGGAAAAACGTTTTAATTATTGAAAATGATGGAAGTACTGCTGAAATTTTCAATGTTAAATTCAACGGAAATTGGGTAACAACATCATTAGAATCGGGTTCAGTAGGGACATTTATTTGGTAA
- a CDS encoding endonuclease/exonuclease/phosphatase family protein, producing MSQSKKIICSVFFLLMSLFSPAQTLKVMTYNIRLDIASDGENDWNHRKDYFTSQIQFYEPAIFGVQEARPNQVIDIATALLQYDNVGIGREGIGKGESSNIFYKKERFSVKENNTFWLSETPNEISMGWDAACNRVCTYALFKDLKTKQLFWVFNTHLDHIGEDARTKGIQLILSKIKELNAKNYPVIFMGDFNSEPNEDRIIALKKVMNDCREVSVEKPFGPSGTFNNFVHNEPVTKLIDYIFISKDSILKVKKYAVLSDSKNVRYPSDHLPVYVEINFNN from the coding sequence ATGAGTCAGTCAAAAAAAATAATCTGTTCGGTGTTTTTTCTTCTAATGAGTTTGTTTTCTCCAGCTCAAACATTAAAAGTAATGACGTATAACATTCGTTTGGATATTGCTAGTGACGGAGAAAATGATTGGAACCATCGAAAAGATTATTTTACATCGCAGATTCAATTTTACGAACCAGCTATTTTTGGAGTTCAAGAAGCAAGACCCAATCAGGTTATTGATATCGCAACGGCGCTATTGCAATATGATAATGTAGGTATTGGAAGAGAAGGAATTGGGAAAGGAGAATCTTCGAATATTTTTTATAAAAAGGAAAGATTTAGCGTTAAGGAAAACAACACTTTTTGGCTTTCTGAAACACCAAATGAAATTTCTATGGGATGGGATGCCGCTTGCAACCGAGTTTGTACGTATGCGCTGTTCAAAGATTTGAAAACAAAACAACTGTTTTGGGTTTTTAATACGCATTTGGATCACATTGGCGAAGACGCAAGAACCAAAGGAATACAGCTTATTCTTTCGAAAATAAAGGAACTGAACGCTAAAAATTATCCAGTAATTTTCATGGGAGATTTCAATTCAGAACCTAACGAAGATAGAATAATAGCACTGAAAAAAGTAATGAACGATTGTAGAGAAGTTTCAGTAGAGAAGCCTTTTGGGCCTTCTGGAACATTTAATAATTTTGTGCATAATGAACCAGTAACCAAATTGATAGACTATATTTTTATTTCTAAAGACAGTATTTTAAAAGTCAAAAAATATGCAGTTTTAAGCGATTCAAAAAACGTAAGATATCCATCAGACCATTTGCCTGTTTATGTCGAAATAAATTTTAATAATTAA
- a CDS encoding glycoside hydrolase family 16 protein, whose translation MKNNVLIQFSKNNNYRFSKVLFFIALANFFMLFSCSGSTNDGSEAVITPSNLAISATVVGVSAQNPNGNGTGTVNFSLSATNATSYKILLGNGETKELTSGDFTYTYTTSGTNTYVIYVSAYNSGHFVSSKLSLTVFVGSSLVWSDEFNTDGAPDASKWTFQIWDPGNVNNELQSYTNRSKNTIVEGGVLKIKAIREQYGKGDFTSGRLESNGKFDFTYGKIVIRAKLPTGVGTWPAVWMLGSNIGSVGWPACGEVDILESVGKELNVNHSSLHSPGRSGSTPDTGTINVPNDNTEFHIYTADWKADSIKFYVDDKLFYTFVNSDKFPFNKNFYLIVNLAMGGVWGGPVDPNFTSSTFEIDYIRVYN comes from the coding sequence ATGAAAAATAATGTGTTGATTCAATTTTCAAAAAACAATAATTATCGATTTTCAAAAGTTCTGTTTTTCATTGCTTTAGCTAATTTTTTCATGTTGTTTTCCTGTAGTGGAAGTACTAATGATGGAAGTGAAGCTGTAATAACGCCTTCAAATCTTGCAATTTCAGCAACAGTAGTTGGAGTAAGTGCACAAAATCCAAATGGGAATGGTACAGGAACTGTAAATTTTAGTTTGAGTGCAACTAATGCAACTTCTTATAAAATTTTACTTGGAAATGGAGAAACTAAAGAGCTAACAAGTGGAGATTTTACTTATACCTATACAACATCAGGGACAAATACTTATGTTATATATGTATCTGCATACAATTCAGGGCATTTTGTTTCTTCGAAGCTTTCATTAACAGTTTTCGTGGGATCTTCTTTAGTTTGGTCAGATGAGTTTAACACTGATGGAGCGCCTGATGCCTCCAAATGGACTTTCCAAATTTGGGATCCAGGAAATGTTAACAACGAACTTCAATCGTATACCAATCGTTCAAAAAACACCATTGTTGAAGGGGGAGTTTTGAAAATAAAAGCCATTAGGGAACAGTATGGAAAGGGGGACTTCACTTCTGGAAGACTTGAATCCAATGGAAAATTTGATTTTACTTATGGCAAAATAGTGATTAGAGCAAAATTACCTACTGGAGTTGGGACTTGGCCTGCAGTCTGGATGCTGGGAAGCAATATTGGCAGTGTTGGGTGGCCTGCATGTGGTGAAGTAGATATTTTAGAATCTGTTGGAAAAGAGTTGAATGTCAATCATTCATCATTGCACTCCCCCGGGCGTTCAGGAAGTACTCCAGATACAGGAACTATAAATGTGCCTAATGATAATACCGAATTTCATATCTATACAGCTGATTGGAAAGCAGATTCTATAAAGTTTTATGTGGATGACAAGTTGTTTTACACTTTTGTAAATTCAGATAAATTTCCATTCAATAAAAACTTTTACTTAATTGTAAATTTAGCAATGGGAGGTGTTTGGGGAGGTCCAGTAGATCCTAATTTTACTTCTTCAACTTTTGAGATAGATTATATTAGAGTGTATAATTAA
- a CDS encoding RagB/SusD family nutrient uptake outer membrane protein, translating into MKTIKFKYLYIAVAMVSLGSCSEEFVNITPKGSFLSDNYYANEEQATAALVGVYDPIRKNSGGFENIISMMNAGSDDFYAGGGGATDGDGIQAFSKHTLTSTNVPASFWNDHYQGIFRANTLLLKLPNVAMADNLKSRFTAETKTLRAIYYFNLVRMFKNVPLLLDPLTAANMYEAEQAAPEAVYAQIEKDLLEAITVLPTTVPAATESGRLTKCAAQAMLGKVYLYEGKKTDAATVLAQVNGTPGAANQYGNKLLSNFNDLWVVANKFNTESIIEVSHTSAGNSDWGFWGSGRDEGNSLSVMVGPRSYSRPSGSTAADLPSGWSFNVITQDLYDAIKTDPRFGATVFDLKALKAAGQADYIGGYQDTGYFLNKFLPRKTDVRTGGGAAELNYRQNTYVIRLADTYLMEAEALGSGARAQALLDAVRARVGLPSVPVTLAAIKNERRMELAGEGHRFFDLVRWGDATSKLANRGFVAGKDEIFPLPTRELQGTKLKQNPGYN; encoded by the coding sequence ATGAAAACGATAAAATTTAAATATTTATATATAGCAGTAGCAATGGTTTCCTTAGGTTCTTGTTCTGAGGAGTTTGTTAACATTACACCAAAAGGTTCTTTTCTTTCGGATAATTATTATGCTAATGAGGAACAGGCGACTGCTGCTCTAGTTGGAGTTTATGATCCAATCAGAAAAAATTCAGGTGGCTTTGAAAATATAATTTCTATGATGAACGCAGGTTCAGATGATTTTTATGCTGGCGGCGGTGGTGCTACAGATGGGGACGGAATTCAAGCGTTCTCTAAGCATACCCTTACTTCAACAAATGTGCCTGCTAGTTTTTGGAATGATCATTATCAGGGAATATTTAGAGCAAATACTTTGCTTTTAAAATTACCTAATGTTGCAATGGCTGATAATCTTAAATCCAGATTTACTGCAGAGACAAAAACGTTGCGCGCTATCTATTATTTTAATTTGGTTCGAATGTTTAAAAACGTTCCATTATTATTAGATCCATTGACCGCAGCTAATATGTATGAGGCAGAACAAGCTGCTCCAGAAGCCGTTTATGCTCAAATAGAAAAAGATTTGTTAGAAGCAATAACTGTTTTGCCAACAACGGTTCCAGCTGCAACAGAATCTGGACGTCTTACAAAATGTGCCGCTCAAGCTATGCTTGGAAAAGTATATTTGTATGAAGGTAAAAAAACAGATGCTGCTACTGTTTTGGCTCAAGTAAATGGTACACCGGGTGCAGCGAATCAATACGGTAATAAATTGTTGTCTAACTTCAATGATTTATGGGTTGTTGCCAATAAATTTAACACAGAGTCAATAATAGAAGTATCCCATACAAGTGCCGGTAATTCTGATTGGGGATTCTGGGGAAGTGGCAGAGACGAAGGGAATTCATTGAGTGTTATGGTAGGTCCTAGAAGTTACTCGAGACCATCTGGTTCTACAGCTGCAGATTTGCCATCAGGATGGAGTTTCAATGTTATTACACAAGATTTGTATGATGCCATCAAAACCGATCCTAGATTTGGGGCTACCGTATTTGATCTGAAAGCTCTAAAAGCGGCAGGTCAGGCAGATTATATTGGAGGCTATCAAGACACAGGTTATTTTTTAAATAAATTCCTTCCAAGAAAAACAGATGTTCGTACTGGTGGTGGGGCAGCAGAGTTAAATTACAGACAGAATACTTATGTAATTAGACTTGCCGATACTTATTTGATGGAAGCGGAAGCATTAGGGTCAGGCGCAAGAGCACAAGCTTTACTTGATGCAGTAAGAGCAAGAGTTGGTTTGCCATCTGTTCCGGTCACACTCGCTGCTATTAAAAATGAAAGAAGAATGGAACTTGCAGGCGAAGGGCATAGATTCTTTGATTTAGTACGATGGGGAGATGCTACATCTAAATTAGCAAACAGAGGTTTCGTTGCAGGTAAAGATGAAATTTTTCCATTACCAACCAGAGAACTTCAAGGAACTAAATTGAAACAAAACCCGGGGTATAATTAA